The following are encoded in a window of Sutcliffiella horikoshii genomic DNA:
- a CDS encoding NlpC/P60 family protein, whose product MKRLTAGLALAGVLAFNPVIGHAELGDQTLKPGMYHEDVKELQQVLDDKGYFGYSETTTYYGEYTTDAVKKFQADNGITVNGIAGEETFEALGIESNESNIVEVAKKYEGTPYQWGGETPEEGFDCSGYLNYIFDEAENKDLPRTVKDIYAEGTKAESPAVGDIVFFDIEGNGPSHAGLYIGSGEFIHASSTEGVKISEIGSSYWKDKYIGAKSY is encoded by the coding sequence TTGAAGCGATTAACAGCAGGGTTAGCATTAGCAGGTGTATTGGCATTTAATCCGGTGATAGGTCATGCGGAGCTTGGAGATCAAACGCTCAAACCTGGAATGTATCATGAAGATGTAAAAGAACTACAACAAGTCCTGGACGATAAAGGATATTTCGGTTATTCAGAAACCACTACCTATTATGGTGAATATACAACAGATGCCGTGAAAAAGTTTCAAGCTGATAATGGAATCACGGTGAATGGTATTGCCGGAGAGGAAACATTTGAAGCCCTGGGCATTGAAAGTAACGAGTCAAATATCGTTGAAGTTGCGAAGAAGTATGAGGGTACACCTTATCAGTGGGGTGGGGAAACACCTGAAGAAGGCTTTGACTGCAGTGGATACTTAAATTATATCTTTGATGAAGCAGAAAATAAAGACCTACCACGAACGGTAAAAGACATCTATGCAGAAGGAACGAAAGCCGAGTCGCCAGCTGTTGGTGATATTGTTTTCTTTGATATTGAAGGAAACGGGCCGAGTCATGCAGGACTTTATATCGGTAGTGGCGAGTTTATCCACGCATCATCTACAGAAGGCGTTAAAATAAGTGAAATCGGAAGTTCCTACTGGAAGGACAAATATATTGGTGCTAAAAGTTACTAA
- a CDS encoding 2OG-Fe(II) oxygenase: MDTRDLTVKEQTIFPHVGNKIKTEDREIAIIARFEEPLVVVLANVLSDEECDALIQLSKDKMKRSKVSNGLEVDAIRTSSSTFFQEGENELVARIEKRVSQIMNVPVEHGEGLQILNYQVGQEYKAHFDFFKSSNKPVSNPRISTLVMYLNDVEEGGETYFPKLKLSVSPQKGMAVYFEYFYDDQELNELTLHGGSPVVVGDKWAATQWMRRKKY; the protein is encoded by the coding sequence ATGGATACAAGAGATTTAACTGTTAAGGAACAGACTATTTTCCCTCATGTTGGCAATAAAATAAAAACAGAAGATAGAGAGATTGCGATCATTGCCCGATTCGAAGAGCCGCTTGTCGTTGTGCTTGCAAATGTACTTAGCGATGAGGAATGTGATGCGCTGATTCAACTTTCTAAGGATAAGATGAAGCGTTCGAAAGTTTCTAATGGCCTTGAAGTGGATGCGATTAGGACAAGCAGCAGTACTTTTTTCCAAGAAGGCGAAAATGAGCTTGTTGCTAGGATTGAAAAAAGAGTTTCGCAGATTATGAATGTGCCTGTGGAACACGGAGAAGGCTTGCAAATATTGAACTATCAAGTTGGCCAGGAATATAAGGCGCATTTTGACTTTTTTAAGTCTTCAAACAAGCCGGTAAGCAATCCTCGAATCAGCACGCTTGTCATGTACCTGAATGATGTGGAAGAAGGCGGGGAAACGTATTTTCCTAAGCTGAAATTATCTGTATCTCCACAAAAGGGAATGGCTGTATATTTCGAGTATTTTTACGATGACCAGGAACTGAATGAATTGACCTTACATGGTGGCTCGCCGGTTGTGGTTGGGGATAAATGGGCGGCAACTCAGTGGATGAGAAGAAAGAAATACTAG
- a CDS encoding NUDIX hydrolase: MDYIKHLRSMVGNEKVIMVVAGAFVFDADERLLLQQRTDNGQWGLPGGFMELGENISDTARREVYEETGLQLEQLELFGIYSGPEHDKTFENGDQVSLVLIIFTCKQYKGDFIKVMMSH; encoded by the coding sequence ATGGATTACATAAAACACCTAAGATCAATGGTAGGAAACGAAAAAGTAATTATGGTGGTTGCTGGAGCATTTGTTTTTGACGCAGATGAAAGGCTGCTCCTTCAACAACGTACAGATAATGGACAGTGGGGGCTGCCAGGCGGCTTCATGGAGCTTGGTGAAAATATAAGTGATACTGCCAGAAGAGAAGTCTATGAAGAAACTGGTCTTCAACTAGAACAACTAGAGCTTTTCGGGATTTACTCAGGGCCTGAGCACGATAAGACATTTGAAAACGGAGACCAAGTCTCACTAGTGCTAATAATATTTACCTGTAAGCAATACAAAGGGGACTTCATCAAAGTAATGATGAGTCACTAA
- a CDS encoding NUDIX domain-containing protein — translation MPISDYYRKLREKVGTDLLLLPSVAAVIRNENSEILFQYPRNSDVWSLPAGAIEPGESPAEAVVREVWEETGLTIKPLSIIGVFGGKEFRHTYANGDQVEYQVTVYECKIVNGTLEAVDGESEILKYFIEDNIPKLVLPYPEWIFRKKE, via the coding sequence ATGCCTATATCAGATTATTACCGTAAGTTACGTGAGAAGGTGGGGACCGACCTTCTACTTCTCCCCAGTGTTGCAGCAGTCATCAGAAATGAAAACTCGGAAATATTGTTTCAGTATCCTAGAAACAGTGATGTCTGGAGTTTGCCAGCAGGTGCCATCGAGCCTGGAGAGTCCCCAGCTGAAGCAGTAGTGAGAGAAGTATGGGAAGAGACAGGGCTAACCATTAAGCCACTCAGTATCATTGGTGTTTTTGGAGGGAAGGAATTCCGCCACACCTATGCAAATGGAGATCAGGTGGAATATCAAGTAACAGTATATGAGTGCAAAATAGTCAATGGTACTTTGGAAGCGGTGGATGGGGAGTCAGAGATATTAAAGTATTTTATAGAAGACAACATTCCAAAGCTTGTGTTGCCATACCCAGAATGGATCTTTAGAAAGAAGGAGTAA
- a CDS encoding nucleoside 2-deoxyribosyltransferase, with amino-acid sequence MQKFYIASSFTNINKVREVSSILKNNGFIQTYDWTQNERAATLENLKDIGSKELSAVSEADFLIVLLPAGKGSHIEFGIALGQGKKIYLFSENDDIDNFQITSTFYHLDSVEKIMGTIEDLVKRVSQEKE; translated from the coding sequence ATGCAAAAATTCTACATAGCATCAAGCTTCACAAATATAAACAAGGTACGAGAAGTAAGTAGCATACTCAAAAACAATGGCTTCATCCAAACCTATGATTGGACCCAAAACGAGCGCGCTGCCACCTTGGAAAATCTAAAGGACATCGGGTCCAAGGAACTTTCAGCGGTGTCAGAAGCAGACTTTCTCATCGTCTTACTACCTGCGGGAAAAGGGAGTCATATAGAATTTGGGATTGCCCTTGGTCAAGGAAAGAAAATATATTTGTTTTCAGAGAATGATGATATAGATAACTTTCAAATTACAAGCACTTTTTATCACCTAGACAGCGTGGAGAAGATTATGGGGACTATTGAAGACCTTGTGAAGAGAGTGAGTCAAGAAAAGGAGTGA
- a CDS encoding YdhK family protein, translating into MKKRKLLGALTMAAAIILSGCAAVENEVEAPNTNQANNAEEESHDGGHGDHSGMDMSGSGEVPEGLKEKENPTFEVGSTATITDAHMPGMEGAEATIVGAYETTVYSISYDPTDGGDRVEDHKWIIHEEVKDAHEEPYQVGDEVEVDADHMEGMQGATATIDSAEETTVYMVDFTLTDSGKEVTNHKWVTESELSKEE; encoded by the coding sequence ATGAAAAAAAGGAAGCTATTAGGAGCCCTGACCATGGCTGCGGCCATCATATTATCCGGTTGTGCAGCAGTTGAAAATGAAGTGGAAGCGCCAAATACTAATCAAGCAAATAATGCAGAAGAAGAATCCCACGATGGTGGACACGGAGATCACTCCGGCATGGATATGTCCGGTTCAGGTGAGGTTCCTGAAGGATTGAAAGAAAAAGAAAATCCAACTTTTGAAGTAGGAAGCACGGCTACGATTACTGACGCGCACATGCCAGGTATGGAAGGTGCGGAAGCGACGATTGTCGGAGCCTATGAAACAACTGTCTATTCTATTTCTTATGACCCGACCGATGGCGGAGACAGAGTGGAAGACCATAAGTGGATCATCCATGAAGAAGTGAAAGATGCCCATGAAGAGCCCTATCAAGTTGGCGACGAAGTAGAAGTGGATGCCGACCATATGGAAGGCATGCAAGGTGCTACGGCAACCATTGACTCTGCTGAAGAAACAACGGTTTATATGGTGGACTTTACCCTCACTGACAGTGGCAAAGAAGTGACCAACCATAAATGGGTGACAGAGAGTGAGTTGTCAAAAGAAGAATAG
- a CDS encoding four-helix bundle copper-binding protein, giving the protein MLSNEQHQKCLEECLACMEACNTCFDACLNEEDVNMMAACIRLDRECSDICALAARAIQSNSPFMEQICSLCAEICEACAEECRKHTHDHCQKCAEACRRCAAACREMISH; this is encoded by the coding sequence ATGTTAAGTAATGAACAGCACCAAAAATGTTTAGAGGAGTGCCTTGCTTGTATGGAGGCGTGTAACACCTGCTTTGATGCATGTTTGAATGAGGAAGATGTGAACATGATGGCAGCCTGCATTCGACTGGATAGAGAATGCTCGGATATTTGTGCACTTGCAGCAAGAGCAATCCAATCCAACAGTCCTTTTATGGAACAGATTTGCAGCCTGTGTGCAGAAATATGCGAGGCATGTGCAGAGGAGTGCAGGAAGCATACTCATGATCACTGCCAGAAATGTGCGGAAGCATGTAGACGTTGTGCGGCGGCTTGCAGGGAAATGATTAGCCACTAA
- a CDS encoding GyrI-like domain-containing protein codes for MKRIKEPVVKNLEELKLTGFRVLCAGEEYALEIPKASKLLESRLSEIKNVKNKDIQFGAFIVDTNSEEEDGYLVAVEVEEFENTPEGMFTLTVPAQRYASANYEGPNIGIFNAYEELHSWAAEQGHKRLKDKWHVEKFKSWEDPNNLVVELLDTIE; via the coding sequence GTGAAAAGGATTAAAGAACCAGTGGTTAAAAATCTGGAGGAACTCAAATTAACAGGGTTCCGGGTATTATGCGCGGGTGAAGAATATGCACTGGAAATACCGAAAGCTTCCAAACTATTAGAATCACGGCTGTCTGAAATTAAAAACGTAAAGAATAAAGATATTCAGTTTGGTGCCTTCATTGTGGATACCAACTCAGAAGAGGAAGATGGATACTTGGTGGCGGTCGAAGTGGAGGAGTTTGAAAATACACCCGAAGGAATGTTCACGCTAACTGTTCCTGCACAAAGGTATGCGTCAGCAAATTATGAAGGTCCAAACATAGGCATTTTTAACGCATATGAAGAATTACATAGCTGGGCTGCAGAGCAAGGTCACAAAAGACTTAAAGACAAATGGCATGTCGAGAAATTCAAGTCTTGGGAGGATCCCAATAACTTAGTAGTGGAATTATTAGATACGATTGAATAA
- a CDS encoding VOC family protein, protein MTEKLWRVGTTYIPVIDVKASADWYVSKLGAELNYHDQDKAIINLADQSLFLVKAKEGQTSNFIDVKGQVRFSLTFEVDGQSALESMHHDFINKGIKVGEIENRGHVGRNFVFEDLDGNKFDVWSELSPTFRKKQVK, encoded by the coding sequence ATGACTGAGAAATTATGGAGAGTGGGAACGACGTATATTCCAGTTATAGATGTTAAAGCTTCTGCTGACTGGTATGTAAGCAAATTGGGAGCAGAATTGAATTACCACGATCAAGACAAAGCAATTATTAACCTTGCAGATCAAAGTCTGTTTCTTGTAAAAGCGAAAGAAGGTCAAACTTCGAATTTTATAGATGTAAAGGGACAGGTGCGCTTCTCTTTAACTTTTGAAGTAGATGGTCAAAGCGCTCTAGAGAGTATGCACCATGATTTTATTAACAAAGGAATCAAGGTAGGCGAAATAGAAAATAGAGGCCATGTCGGAAGAAATTTTGTATTTGAAGATCTAGATGGGAATAAATTTGATGTGTGGAGCGAGTTGAGTCCTACATTTCGAAAGAAACAAGTAAAATAA
- a CDS encoding ABC transporter substrate-binding protein produces MKRKTLPFISAMFAIILLLTACGNENNSTNNGSASNDADKQDKRVVEHLYGETEIPEKLDRVLSLRPSFTDHILALEEKPFAVTGEEQYGGGYIPYLADQLDGVEIVGNQASIDLEKILSLNPDLILIDDYVASQVYEDLNKIAPTIVIGTEDPDAQNDPDYWQEDFLKIAEIYGKTELAEKKIKELDQKVAAAKEEISKLESKNLAFLRIRKDAIQLYAESGHPMNSLLYKDLGFMPSDLTDPEERKDLSLEVVPDMNADYIFLQVDSSGGPDNLSTIKESPLWQGLSAVKNNNVEETDFWIYKGWGVIGRTQIIDEVLSYIK; encoded by the coding sequence TTGAAGCGAAAAACATTACCTTTTATTTCTGCAATGTTTGCTATCATTCTGTTATTAACAGCGTGCGGAAATGAAAATAATAGTACAAATAATGGATCGGCGTCAAATGACGCAGATAAACAAGATAAACGAGTAGTTGAGCATCTTTATGGTGAAACTGAAATTCCAGAAAAGCTTGATCGTGTTCTATCCTTACGTCCTTCTTTTACTGACCACATTCTTGCATTAGAGGAAAAACCCTTTGCAGTAACAGGAGAAGAACAATATGGGGGAGGATATATCCCGTATCTTGCAGATCAATTAGATGGTGTTGAGATTGTTGGAAATCAAGCATCCATTGATTTAGAAAAAATATTATCTCTAAATCCTGATTTAATCTTAATTGACGACTATGTAGCTTCACAGGTGTATGAAGATTTAAATAAAATTGCTCCAACCATTGTCATTGGGACAGAGGATCCGGATGCGCAAAATGATCCGGACTATTGGCAAGAAGATTTCCTTAAAATTGCAGAAATCTATGGAAAAACAGAACTTGCTGAGAAAAAGATTAAGGAGTTAGATCAGAAGGTTGCAGCAGCTAAGGAAGAAATAAGTAAACTCGAAAGCAAAAATCTTGCATTTCTTCGTATTCGCAAAGATGCAATACAGCTTTATGCTGAATCAGGACATCCCATGAACTCTCTTCTTTATAAGGATTTAGGGTTTATGCCATCTGACCTTACAGATCCAGAAGAACGTAAAGACCTATCTTTAGAAGTTGTACCAGATATGAATGCAGATTATATTTTTCTTCAAGTGGATTCCTCAGGAGGGCCAGACAATTTGTCCACAATTAAAGAAAGTCCTCTATGGCAAGGTCTATCTGCCGTCAAAAATAATAATGTAGAGGAAACTGACTTTTGGATCTACAAAGGCTGGGGTGTCATCGGACGTACACAAATCATCGATGAAGTTCTTTCCTATATAAAGTAA
- a CDS encoding (2Fe-2S)-binding protein — protein MQLSEINDYIKNKYFISIGHEPESIMVHNLIEDTDVVRHMTKVQTSQMNQCAPTITGTIFGKRYSVLAMAFLDMYIQYGILLDLRPSNVGIVLRNNGGMRYTLSPNAILHSDHLDREQKEELKRTFFTEHLLPLFAVIAKETKSKESHMHSLVSHNLVQKSATLKDVLPEKNHLIEETLHFLLEIYEVKLKNGDTYQHQYRLYTSEDGKESFYVRNHCCLAYLLHEGDKSRCCGTCPLISDNQR, from the coding sequence ATGCAACTTTCAGAAATAAATGATTACATTAAAAACAAGTACTTTATTTCCATAGGCCATGAACCTGAATCGATCATGGTCCATAACCTCATTGAAGATACTGATGTAGTAAGACATATGACTAAAGTTCAAACTAGCCAAATGAATCAATGTGCACCTACTATTACGGGAACAATTTTTGGTAAAAGATATTCAGTGCTTGCCATGGCCTTTTTAGATATGTACATACAATATGGTATTTTACTAGATCTCCGTCCTTCTAATGTAGGTATCGTGCTGCGCAACAATGGTGGCATGCGTTATACACTATCCCCAAATGCAATTCTACATTCAGATCACCTAGATCGTGAACAAAAAGAAGAATTAAAGAGAACATTTTTCACCGAGCACCTTTTGCCACTCTTCGCTGTTATTGCGAAAGAAACCAAAAGTAAGGAAAGTCATATGCACTCTTTGGTCAGCCACAATCTTGTGCAAAAATCAGCCACACTTAAAGATGTCTTACCTGAGAAAAATCACTTAATTGAAGAAACACTTCATTTCCTGTTAGAAATATATGAAGTAAAATTAAAAAATGGGGACACGTACCAGCACCAGTATCGTTTATACACTTCAGAAGATGGGAAAGAATCGTTTTATGTTCGGAACCATTGCTGTTTGGCCTATCTTTTGCATGAGGGGGACAAAAGTAGATGTTGTGGAACATGTCCGCTGATCTCTGACAATCAACGATAA
- a CDS encoding FecCD family ABC transporter permease: MSLRERNTEETATSVKVNKDSEKINSRPIVATVILFAGLLLLVLSLGTSISFGAAEIDLKTVWEGVFQYDSSLTTHQIIQELRMPRALAAAIVGAFLAVSGAIMQGMTRNPLASPSIMGISAGSAFMIAIAFAFFPGTTYLGLMGMSFIGAGLAAAIVFGIGAFSKGGLTPVKLALAGTAVGALLSSISSAIAIHYNVAQDMSFWYAGGVAGTKWISIQLLIPIALIGIGLAMVLSRSITVLSLGDDVAKGLGQKTGLVKVFGTVVVLLLTGAAVSVAGTIGFIGLVIPHITRFLVGMDYRWIIPCSAILGALLLVLADLGARMVNPPFETPVGAITALIGVPFFLYLARNEGRGL, from the coding sequence ATGAGTTTACGAGAAAGAAACACAGAAGAAACAGCTACTTCTGTAAAAGTAAATAAGGATTCAGAGAAAATTAATTCTAGACCGATAGTTGCAACCGTAATTCTTTTTGCTGGACTATTATTATTAGTCCTATCACTAGGGACGTCTATTTCTTTCGGAGCTGCGGAAATTGATTTGAAAACGGTGTGGGAAGGCGTTTTTCAATATGATTCTTCTTTAACCACGCACCAAATTATTCAAGAGTTACGTATGCCGCGCGCGTTGGCAGCGGCAATTGTGGGGGCTTTCCTAGCTGTATCAGGAGCAATTATGCAGGGTATGACTAGGAATCCTCTTGCATCACCTTCCATTATGGGGATAAGTGCAGGATCTGCGTTTATGATAGCGATAGCCTTTGCCTTTTTTCCTGGCACTACCTATTTAGGATTAATGGGTATGTCCTTTATCGGAGCAGGACTAGCTGCAGCCATTGTTTTCGGAATAGGGGCCTTTTCAAAGGGGGGATTGACTCCAGTTAAGTTAGCCCTTGCAGGTACTGCAGTTGGAGCGCTTTTAAGTTCAATTTCTTCCGCTATTGCTATCCACTACAATGTTGCTCAAGATATGAGCTTTTGGTATGCAGGTGGAGTAGCAGGGACGAAATGGATTAGTATTCAACTTTTAATACCAATTGCATTAATTGGAATAGGGTTAGCGATGGTCTTGTCGCGATCGATTACTGTACTTAGTCTTGGAGACGATGTTGCCAAAGGGCTCGGGCAAAAAACAGGATTAGTTAAGGTCTTTGGGACGGTCGTCGTTCTTCTTTTAACTGGGGCGGCAGTTAGTGTGGCAGGTACAATTGGCTTTATTGGCCTTGTGATACCGCATATTACAAGATTTTTGGTTGGGATGGATTATCGTTGGATTATTCCATGTTCTGCTATCTTAGGGGCACTATTATTAGTACTTGCCGACTTAGGAGCTAGGATGGTCAATCCACCTTTTGAAACACCGGTCGGTGCAATAACAGCACTTATCGGTGTACCATTTTTCCTTTACCTTGCAAGAAATGAAGGGAGGGGACTTTGA
- a CDS encoding FecCD family ABC transporter permease, producing MQSNRKITLAIAIIVAMIFFTFFASLNMGYIRIAPIDVIQTLFGFGTEKDELVLFDFRLPRMVIALLIGAGLAVSGAILQAVSQNGLADPGILGINAGAGLAVVLFIYFYQGSSTSLGLDSIFLMPLAALLGGIFAAFLIYTIAWKKGVTPIRLILVGIGVNAAFGAALIIFQLRMDPRDFMQATIWLSGSIWGTNWKFVLAVLPWIFILIPYTIYKARYLNILNLGDQIATGLGAAVERERRLLLVLSVALAGSCVAVGGGIAFLGLVAPHLARRIVGPKHQAMLPTSALMGALLLLIADTIGRNLLAPSEIPVGIVVSAIGAPYFIYLLMKTN from the coding sequence ATGCAATCTAATAGAAAGATTACTTTGGCTATAGCCATCATTGTTGCCATGATATTTTTCACTTTTTTCGCAAGCTTGAATATGGGATATATTCGAATTGCTCCAATTGATGTAATTCAAACGCTATTTGGTTTTGGTACAGAGAAAGACGAACTTGTATTATTCGATTTTCGATTGCCTCGCATGGTTATTGCTTTGTTAATTGGAGCAGGACTTGCTGTATCAGGTGCCATTTTACAAGCCGTATCGCAGAACGGTTTAGCTGACCCAGGTATACTTGGAATTAATGCAGGGGCTGGTTTGGCTGTCGTACTTTTTATTTATTTCTATCAAGGCTCTTCCACTAGTCTTGGATTGGACTCTATCTTTTTAATGCCGTTAGCTGCCCTACTTGGAGGGATATTTGCAGCATTTCTTATCTATACCATTGCCTGGAAAAAAGGAGTTACTCCAATAAGGCTGATTTTAGTAGGAATTGGTGTTAACGCGGCATTTGGTGCAGCATTAATCATATTTCAGCTACGGATGGATCCAAGAGATTTTATGCAAGCAACCATATGGCTTTCTGGAAGTATTTGGGGAACGAACTGGAAATTTGTATTAGCTGTATTGCCCTGGATATTCATTTTAATTCCCTATACCATTTACAAGGCACGCTATTTAAACATTCTCAATCTAGGCGATCAGATTGCAACCGGATTGGGTGCGGCTGTTGAAAGAGAAAGAAGATTACTACTGGTTTTATCAGTAGCACTAGCAGGTAGTTGTGTAGCAGTTGGTGGTGGTATAGCGTTTCTTGGATTGGTTGCACCTCATCTAGCACGACGCATTGTAGGACCTAAACACCAAGCAATGTTACCGACCTCTGCATTGATGGGAGCTTTGCTTCTATTAATAGCAGACACCATTGGACGTAATCTCCTTGCACCGTCTGAAATCCCTGTAGGTATTGTTGTATCTGCTATTGGTGCACCTTATTTTATCTATCTATTAATGAAAACCAATTAG
- a CDS encoding ABC transporter ATP-binding protein, with translation MTRLSTQKLGIAYGDLDIVTGLDLEIPEGKITTIIGPNGCGKSTILKTMSRILEAKTGAVYLDGKAIHKTPTKEIAKKMAILPQTPEAPNGLDVTELVSYGRFPHQRGFGRLGKEDKEIVHWALEVTGMMPYAKRPIEALSGGQRQRVWIAMALAQETDLLLLDEPTTYLDMAHQLEVLQLLKQLNEGEKRTIVMVIHDLNHAARFAHHMIALNNGMIIKEGKPDEVMTSKVLREAFNIDAEIVHDPRSGKPVCLTYDLVGERESSRTVDLVGAL, from the coding sequence ATGACGAGATTATCCACGCAAAAGCTTGGAATAGCATATGGGGACTTGGATATTGTAACAGGACTTGATTTAGAGATACCAGAAGGGAAAATCACAACAATTATCGGACCAAATGGTTGTGGAAAATCTACAATTTTAAAGACCATGTCACGTATATTGGAGGCTAAAACAGGGGCTGTGTATTTGGATGGAAAAGCGATTCATAAAACACCAACAAAAGAAATTGCGAAGAAAATGGCAATTCTCCCCCAAACTCCAGAGGCGCCTAATGGATTAGACGTCACAGAACTTGTTTCATATGGCCGCTTTCCTCATCAAAGAGGATTTGGACGTCTGGGCAAGGAAGATAAGGAAATTGTACATTGGGCTCTGGAGGTAACAGGGATGATGCCATATGCGAAGCGTCCTATAGAGGCTCTGTCTGGTGGACAACGACAAAGGGTGTGGATTGCAATGGCCCTGGCCCAAGAAACAGATTTATTGCTATTGGATGAGCCAACAACTTATCTGGACATGGCCCATCAACTTGAAGTGTTGCAGTTACTAAAACAATTAAACGAAGGAGAAAAGCGAACAATTGTCATGGTCATCCACGATTTGAATCACGCAGCACGTTTTGCTCATCATATGATTGCCTTGAACAATGGAATGATTATTAAAGAAGGTAAACCAGATGAAGTGATGACATCAAAGGTACTTCGAGAAGCCTTCAATATTGATGCGGAAATCGTGCATGATCCTCGTAGTGGAAAGCCTGTTTGTTTAACCTATGACCTGGTTGGCGAGAGAGAGTCTAGTAGAACTGTTGATTTAGTCGGGGCGTTATAA
- a CDS encoding helix-turn-helix domain-containing protein, with protein sequence MTHSFNPIKDACTYMEKYFSDEITLDMLAESAGMTPSYFSKKFKEQLGVSPIQYLLEIRMKVARDLLKEQEQNVKRISQKIGFQDEFYFSRKFKSYYGVSPRLYRKKMVRETKPMKNSILSISSDKRIVVTLQRLADPLIALGINPTAIGCFGTTIENTYLHSHISPLTKDLGEYPPQREAIESTTDVIIADQWRTGEEYREYAEISPTVIISGKDWRDYLQRIAQLFGMEHQGAELLREYEQKVQYAKQKLRQSINEKQVIMLRVLKHELQIYNPSPYGVGGVLYNDLGLKPPEPINSAGTMRTISLSELAILNPDYIFVEIVPWLNGSSEYFQEFIKDSTEWSKINAVRNEKVAFVENNLWVEGDGIIGRTMMVEEILRILSPL encoded by the coding sequence ATGACTCATTCATTCAATCCAATAAAGGATGCTTGCACATATATGGAAAAATATTTTTCAGATGAAATTACCCTTGATATGTTGGCTGAATCTGCTGGAATGACTCCTAGTTATTTTTCAAAAAAATTCAAAGAGCAACTTGGAGTTAGTCCCATTCAGTATTTACTTGAAATCAGGATGAAGGTAGCTCGTGATCTTTTGAAGGAGCAAGAACAAAACGTAAAGCGAATATCACAAAAAATAGGATTTCAAGATGAGTTTTATTTTAGTAGGAAATTTAAATCATATTATGGAGTTTCCCCTCGTTTATATAGAAAAAAGATGGTTAGAGAAACTAAGCCAATGAAAAACTCTATATTATCCATAAGCAGTGACAAAAGAATTGTTGTAACTCTCCAAAGACTAGCAGACCCACTTATTGCATTGGGTATTAATCCTACAGCAATTGGCTGCTTTGGAACAACCATTGAAAATACGTATCTACACTCTCATATTTCTCCCCTGACCAAGGACCTTGGTGAATATCCTCCACAAAGAGAAGCTATTGAAAGTACTACTGATGTTATAATTGCCGACCAATGGAGAACCGGAGAGGAGTACCGAGAATATGCAGAAATCTCACCTACTGTAATCATCAGTGGAAAAGATTGGAGGGATTATCTCCAAAGAATTGCACAACTTTTTGGTATGGAACATCAAGGTGCAGAATTATTGAGAGAGTATGAACAAAAAGTCCAATATGCTAAACAAAAACTGCGTCAGAGCATCAATGAAAAACAAGTTATCATGTTAAGGGTCTTAAAACACGAGCTTCAAATATATAATCCTTCTCCATATGGAGTTGGTGGAGTTCTCTATAATGATTTAGGGTTAAAACCTCCCGAACCAATAAATAGTGCAGGAACTATGAGGACAATTAGTTTATCAGAATTAGCTATCTTAAACCCTGATTATATTTTTGTAGAAATCGTTCCCTGGCTGAATGGCTCTTCTGAATACTTTCAAGAATTTATTAAGGACTCGACAGAATGGAGTAAAATAAACGCTGTACGAAATGAGAAAGTAGCCTTTGTAGAAAACAATCTTTGGGTTGAAGGGGACGGAATTATTGGTAGGACTATGATGGTGGAAGAAATCCTACGAATATTAAGTCCATTATGA